The Dioscorea cayenensis subsp. rotundata cultivar TDr96_F1 chromosome 19, TDr96_F1_v2_PseudoChromosome.rev07_lg8_w22 25.fasta, whole genome shotgun sequence genome includes a window with the following:
- the LOC120249632 gene encoding oxysterol-binding protein-related protein 1C-like: protein MIKDNIGKDLTKVCLPVYFNEPLSSLQKCFEDLEYSYLIDQAYEWGGKGNSIMRMLNVAAFAISGYASTEGRHCKPFNPLLGETYEADYPDRGLRFFSEKVSHHPMIVACHCDGNGWKFWGDSNLKSKFWGRSIQLDPVGVLTLKFDDGETFQWSKVTTSIYNLILGKLYCDHYGTMRIQGNGEYSCKIKFKEQSIIDRNPHQVQGVVQDRNGKTVATIFGKWDESVHYVYGDFSGKGKGSEPFSEARLLWKRAKPSRFPTRYNLTRFAITMNELTPGLKEKLPPTDSRLRPDQRCLENGEYEMANAEKLRLEQRQRQARKMQERGWKPRWFAKDKDSDTYHYIGGYWEAREQGNWEGCPDIFGQVPTDQTID, encoded by the exons ATGATCAAAGATAACATTGGGAAAGACCTTACCAAAGTCTGTCTTCCTGTGTACTTTAATGAACCACTTTCATCATTACAGAAGTGTTTTGAAGACCTTGAGTACTCTTACCTCATAGACCAAGCATATGAATGGGGTGGAAAG GGGAACAGTATCATGCGAATGTTAAATGTTGCTGCATTTGCTATTTCTGGATATGCTTCGACCGAGGGCAGACATTGTAAACCTTTTAACCCCCTTCTTGGGGAGACTTATGAAGCTGATTACCCAGACAGAGGGCTGCGGTTTTTCTCAGAAAAG GTCAGTCATCACCCTATGATTGTTGCATGCCATTGCGACGGTAATGGATGGAAGTTCTGGGGAGATAGTAACTTGAAAAGCAAGTTTTGGGGTCGTTCAATCCAGCTTGATCCTGTTGGTGTTCTAACACTTAAATTTGATGATGGTGAAACTTTTCAGTGGAGCAAG GTAACAACATCCATTTACAACCTTATACTTGGCAAACTTTACTGTGATCACTATGGTACGATGCGTATCCAAGGAAATGGCGAGTATTCATGCAAGATAAAGTTTAAGGAGCAATCAATAATAGACCGGAATCCTCACCAG GTGCAAGGTGTTGTTCAAGATAGGAATGGGAAAACAGTGGCCACAATCTTTGGTAAGTGGGACGAGAGCGTGCATTACGTGTATGGAGACTTTTCTGGCAAAGGAAAAGGATCTGAACCATTTTCGGAAGCCCGGTTATTGTGGAAGCGTGCAAAGCCTTCGAGATTTCCCACTCGCTACAACCTTACAAGATTTGCAATCACAATGAATGAGCTCACTCCAGGATTAAAG GAAAAACTACCTCCAACTGATTCAAGGCTAAGGCCTGACCAAAGATGCTTGGAGAACGGCGAGTACGAGATGGCCAATGCCGAGAAGTTGAGACTCGAACAGAGACAACGGCAG GCGCGAAAAATGCAGGAAAGGGGTTGGAAACCAAGGTGGTTTGCGAAAGATAAAGACAGTGACACATATCATTACATCGGCGGTTATTGGGAGGCCAGAGAACAAGGAAACTGGGAAGGTTGTCCTGATATATTTGGTCAGGTCCCTACCGATCAAACGATCGACTGA
- the LOC120249339 gene encoding oxysterol-binding protein-related protein 1C, translating to MPPSPAADPHSTRPPYHQTAPTQCPPLVFKRSRPSSPRVEFSAPLRASFHEGLLPPGGQVKLNDVVGSGISGILYKWVNYGKGWRPRWFVLQDGVLSYYKIHGPDRIEVNKETEKGSKVIGDESIRRIGRHRKHHCSHLRRKPIGEVHLKVSSIKESRSDDKRFSIFTGTKTLHLRAETREDRGSWMEALLAVKEMFPRMSNSELMAPVDGLVVSTEKLRQRLQQEGHVVNAASDEVINYLNLYVRNRIGNHLKLLQFVFLAQTREAISCSYTEKVDLENTLVDESQKQAKDDESASRSRQEKSSACFVCFYSSFVGFYAFFVTGT from the exons ATGCCCCCCTCCCCTGCCGCCGATCCCCATTCCACGCGACCCCCATATCACCAAACAGCTCCAACCCAATGCCCTCCGCTGGTCTTCAAGCGATCACGGCCGTCAAGCCCCCGCGTCGAGTTCTCTGCCCCTCTGAGAGCTTCCTTCCATGAAGGCCTCCTCCCTCCTGGCGGACAGGTGAAGTTGAACGACGTTGTGGGTAGTGGGATCTCTGGGATCCTCTATAAGTGGGTGAATTATGGGAAAGGATGGCGGCCTAGGTGGTTTGTTCTTCAGGATGGCGTGCTCTCCTACTATAAGATCCATGGCCCTGATCGCATCGAGGTTAATAAGGAGACGGAGAAGGGATCGAAAGTCATCGGCGACGAGTCGATCCGCCGCATCGGTCGCCATAGAAAACATCATTGTTCACACCTCCGACGGAAGCCTATCGGTGAGGTTCATCTCAAG gTGTCGTCCATAAAGGAGAGCAGATCGGATGACAAGCGATTTTCAATATTCACGGGAACGAAGACGCTGCACCTGCGGGCGGAGACGCGGGAGGATAGAGGATCGTGGATGGAGGCTTTGCTTGCCGTGAAGGAGATGTTCCCGAGAATGTCCAACAGCGAGTTGATGGCCCCCGTGGATGGGCTTGTGGTGTCCACGGAGAAACTGAGGCAGAGGTTGCAGCAGGAGGG ACATGTGGTCAATGCTGCGTCAGATGAAGTTATCAACTATTTAAATCTTTATGTTCGTAATAGAATTGGCAACCATTTGAAACTTCTTCAATTTGTGTTTCTGGCACAGACCAGGGAAGCAATTTCTTGTTCCTAT acAGAAAAGGTTGATTTGGAGAATACCCTGGTTGATGAGAGCCAAAAACAGGCAAAAGATGATGAATCTGCTTCTAGATCACGGCAAGAGAAATCTAGTG CATGTTTTGTTTGCTTCTATTCATCTTTTGTCGGCTTCTATGCATTTTTTGTGACTGGAACCTGA